caaaatcccaagaaaTCTATGGTTTCAGCTTGAGCCAGGGGTGCAGGATGGTGATGATGAAGAGCAGGGACGAGCTGAGCCCACAGAACCCCAcattttccagccccaaatccacattttccagccccaaataTTCCCTGTTAGCTGTTCCATGTGAAAGGCTCTTCCCAGACAGGGGGAATTTTGAACacccattttttccctaaaagtCAATAGGAAAGAACACATTTTGGGAGCTGATGTCCTTGTGGGATCCAATGCCGTGTCCAATGCTGGAACCTCAGGGCTCCAAAGAGTCAGGAATGACGGGAATGGCACTTCCAGAGGtgccaaaaccccccaaaatcccccaaaatccccaagaaATTTATGGTTTCAGCTTGAGCCAGGGGTGGAGGATGGtgaggatggagagcagggacaaGGTGAGCCCACAGAACCCCACATTTTCCAGCCCCAGATCCTcattttccagccccaaataTTCCCATTAGCTGGCTCCATGTCAAAGGCTCTTCCCAGACAGAAAGGGGGAACATTGAACCCCTAAAATTGCTGTAAAAGTCAATGGGAAAAGACACATTTTGGGAGCTGATGTCCCTTGTGGGATCCAATGCTGGAACTTTGTGGCTCCAAAGAGTCAGGAATGAAGTGAATGGCACCAACCAGTCAAGTCCAGAGGtgccaaaacccccccaaaatccccaaaaatccccagaaaactATGGTTTCAGCTTGAGCCAGGGGTGCAGGATGGTGATGACGGACAGCAGCGACGAGCTGAGCCCACACAAGCCCACCACcgcggggctgctcctgcacagccccagcctctcCAGGGGGATCACCAGGTCGCAGGCGTTCCTGAGCAGGTCCAGCAGCAGCGGGGGGTTGTCCCggagcacctgcagcaggaggtgcagctggagctgcagctgcagccggagctgctgcagccggcCCTGGCCgcggggctgggctctgctctcgGCGCTGCGGCCGCGCTTgcgggcggccccggcgcgctccagcagcagccgcagctcGTACGCGTCCCTGCTCAGGTTCACCACCAGGGCAAACAGGTAGTACCTGagggggggagagagagagagagagagagggtggggaaggggcagcACAAGGGTCTGGATGCTCCCAGTAGCTACAGAAATGCCCAGGGCGTGGGAAAGTCTAAGCTCGCCCGTGGGATTCCAGTCCTCATTTTCCCCAGGGGAATCCCCATTCCCGGCTTTTCTCAggaattccattccattccattccattccattccattccttATTCTCCCCAGGGGAATCCCCATTCCCGGCTTTTCTCAggaattccattccattccattccattccattccattccattccattccattccattccattccattccttATTCTCCCCAGGGGAATCCCCATTCCCGGCTTTTCTCAggaattccattccattccattccttATTCTCCCCAGAGgaatccccattccctgctctccctcaggAATTTCATTCTTTTCCCCATAAGAACTCCATTCCCTGCACTCCCTCAAGAATTCAATTTATTCTCCCCCAGGGGAAccccattccctgctctcccttgGAAATCTCATTCCCTGCTTTTCATTGGGAATcccattctttcttttccccaggggaatcccattccctgctctccttcagGAATCCCATTCTTTATCTTCCTAGGGGAACTccactccctgctctcccccagTAATCCTATTCCCTACCCTCCATTGGGAATTCCACTCCTCTTTCTCCCCAGAGGAatcccattccctgctctccctcaggAATTTCATTCTTTTCCCCATAAGAActccattccctgctctcccttgggaattccattatttattttccccaggGGAACCCCATTCCCCGCTCTCCCCCAGAAATCCTATTCGCTATCCTCCCTTGGGAatcccattccctgctctcccctcagGAATTCCATTATTTATTCTCCCCAGCGAAATGCCATTCCCTGCTCTTCATTGGGATTcccattctttcttttccccagggGAATCCCatcccctgctctccctcagTAATCCTATTCCCTACCCTCCATTGGGAATTCCACTCCTCTTTCTCCCCAGGGGAAccccattccctgctctccctcaggAATTCCATTCCTTATTCTCCCCAGAGGAatcccattccctgctctccctcaggAATTTCATTCTTTTCCCCATAAGAActccattccctgctctctctcaaGAACTCCATTCCCTGCATTCCCTCAAGGATTCAATTTATTTTCCCCCAGGGGAAccccattccctgctctcccttggaaatcccattccctgcttttcctcagGAATTTCATTCTTTCAGGGGAATtccattccctgctctccctcaggaattccattatttattttcctcaggggagccccattccctgctctccctcaggaacctcattttctctctccctgagGGACCTCAatccctgctctctctgcagAATTCCCTTGCTTATTCTCCCGTGGGGAGCCCctccattccctgctctccctcaggaattccattatttattttccccaagGGAATCccactccctgctctcccttggAAATCCCATTCCTTGCTCTCCCTCAGGAATCCCATTCTCTGTCCTCCCTTGGGAATCCCACTCCTTATCTAACCCAGGGTAATTCCAttccctgcccaccccacacACCTGAGGAGCCTTTCCCACCCTCAGGAATCCTCCCCAAGCCCCTGTCTCACCTGAAGGACCTCTGGCTCCATTTCTCCATGGCCAGGCCGGGCAGGACGCCGCTTTTCCCGGCCCACAGGACGTTGTCGCAGGCCAGGAACAGAGCGCGGTTCAGGTGGGACAGGGTGAGGCAGAAGCGCAGCACGGGGTCAGGGAGGTGCAGCGAGCGCTGGGCGCCCCCCAGGGCCTCGGCAGAGCCCCCCAGACGCAGCACTGCAATGAGGGGGGGGAAAACAGGGGTgtgagaccccaaaatgtcccctcAAAACCACCCTGAGTCCCCCAGAGCCTCGGCAGAGCCCCCCAAACGCAGCACTGcaatgggggggggggaaacagGGGTGTGAGACCCCAAAACGTCCCCTGAAAACCACCCTGAGGCCCCCAAACGCAGTACTGCAAAAGGGGGGGGGAAACAGGGGTGTGAGACCCCAAAACGTCCCCTCAAAACCACCCTGatcctccccagagccccccaaatgCAGCAGTGCAAACGGGGGGACACCATGTGGtgtgagacccccaaaatccaccctgaaGGCCACCCTGAGGCCCCCAAACgcagcactgcagaggagaggggaaacCAGGGGTGTgagaccccaaaatatcccctcAAAACCACCCTGAGTCCCCCAGAGCCTCGGCAGAGCCCCCCAAATGCAGCACTGCAAACGGGGGGACATCGTGCGGtgtgagaccccaaaatccaccctgaaAGCCACCCTGAGGCCCCCAAACgcagcactgcagaggagaggggaaacCAGGGGTGTGAGACCCCAAAACGTCCCCTCAAAACCACCCTGatcctccccagagccccccaaatgCAGCACTGCAAAAGGGGGGACACCATGCGGTGTGAGACCCCAAGATGTCCCCTCAAAACTGCCTTGATCCTCCCCCAACCCAACACTGCAGGAAggggggacaccaggggtgtgagaccccaaaatccatcctgaAAGCCACCCTGAGGCCCCCAAACgcagcactgcagaggagaggggaaacCAGGGGTGTgagaccccaaaatatcccctcAAAAGCACCCTGACcctcccctgagccccccaaacgCAGCGCTGcaaaagggggggggggaaaacAGGGGTGTGAGACCCCAAAATGTGCCCTGAAAACCGCCCTGatcctccccagagccccccaaactGCAAACGGGGTGGGGGGGAACACTGGGGGTgtgtgaccccaaaatcccccctcaAAACCACCCCGATCCCCCCTCACCGCCTCAGCCGAGCCCCGCAAACGCAGCATTACAGGCAGAGGGGGACACCAGGGGtttgagaccccaaaatcccccctcaAAACGCCCCAAAGGCAGCACTACAGGAGgggggggacaccaggggggTTACCGGGGGTGCGAGACCCCCGAATCcccccctcaaaccccccctgaaccccccccagccccactcacgCTTGCGGCCCAGGCTCAGGTGcgcctccagctgctgcagccggcTCAGGGTCCCGGAGCTGCCCCCGGAGCGGCTCAGCGCAGCCCCGGCCAACACACAGGCGTACTGGGCGGCCCTGGGGACAACGAGGGAGTCACGGGGGGCACCGGGGACATCACCGGGGACCCCCCGTTCTCTGGGATCGCCTCTCCGCCCCGGGACCCCCGTGacccccctcccctgcccgcgGAACGCGCGGCCGCACCTGAGGAGGCGCTCCCGGGCCTGGCTCTGGGCGCTGAAGCGCACCCAGGCCTCCATGGCGCGGGCCCGGTACCGAGCCCGGTACGGCGGCGTCACTTCCGTCACGGCCGCGGCTCCTTCCCATTGGCGGAGCGCGGAGCCGCCCACTTGTACCAAAACAGAGCCCGTGAGTGGGCAGCAGGGTAATCTCCGCCTTTAAATCTGGGTACAAGAGTTTGATTGGTTTGTTTTGTCATTAATTGCTTCTGCTGATCAATAAGACTTGGGCTGTCATCCCGCACCGTCATCTCTGCTAATttgtgttttctgcattttgattTGTTTATTCCTCTGTCAATCAAACAAATTGTGCAATGCTATTGGTCAATGCGCACCAAATCCCCGCCCCATTACCGCCCCACGACCACACACCGCTATTTGTGTTAGTGGGTGAGTGCGCCGCGCCCTGACCCCGCCCCTCCAGCCGCGCACCGCGTTCTGATTGGCCTTC
The window above is part of the Ammospiza caudacuta isolate bAmmCau1 chromosome 30, bAmmCau1.pri, whole genome shotgun sequence genome. Proteins encoded here:
- the PEX11B gene encoding peroxisomal membrane protein 11B isoform X2 is translated as MEAWVRFSAQSQARERLLRAAQYACVLAGAALSRSGGSSGTLSRLQQLEAHLSLGRKLLRLGGSAEALGGAQRSLHLPDPVLRFCLTLSHLNRALFLACDNVLWAGKSGVLPGLAMEKWSQRSFRYYLFALVVNLSRDAYELRLLLERAGAARKRGRSAESRAQPRGQGRLQQLRLQLQLQLHLLLQVLRDNPPLLLDLLRNACDLVIPLERLGLCRSSPAVVGLCGLSSSLLSVITILHPWLKLKP
- the PEX11B gene encoding peroxisomal membrane protein 11B isoform X1, which gives rise to MEAWVRFSAQSQARERLLRCGRAFRGQGRGVTGVPGRRGDPRERGVPGDVPGAPRDSLVVPRAAQYACVLAGAALSRSGGSSGTLSRLQQLEAHLSLGRKLLRLGGSAEALGGAQRSLHLPDPVLRFCLTLSHLNRALFLACDNVLWAGKSGVLPGLAMEKWSQRSFRYYLFALVVNLSRDAYELRLLLERAGAARKRGRSAESRAQPRGQGRLQQLRLQLQLQLHLLLQVLRDNPPLLLDLLRNACDLVIPLERLGLCRSSPAVVGLCGLSSSLLSVITILHPWLKLKP